The sequence below is a genomic window from Candidatus Desulfatibia profunda.
TGTTACCAGCAGAACGTCCGGACGTGCTTTTATCTTCTGGATAAAATAATCCCCTTTCAGCGCAATCGACCCGATCACCGGATGTTTCGAATCAAGAACGTTTTTAAGTGTCTTTTTAAAAAGCACTGAAAAGCATTCCATTTTGCCGATCTCATCAATCACTACCAGCATATCCGGCCGGTCAGGCATCATCGATGGCACCGCAATTCGATCGATCTCCGCCAGGTTGACGCCGTATCTTCCCACCTGCCAGTGGCTCTTGATGCGCTCATGCGCCAGGACACCTTGCTTTCGATCCAAAGTGTTGATGGAAAAGCCCACCCGCAGACCCTTTTTCCGGATTTCCCGCGTAAAAAAACCCGTGGCCGGGATCTTTATTTTCTGAATTATGCTCTCAATCAGAGTCGATTTGCCGCACCGCGGAGGACCGGTAAACAGAATGTTTTTCTTATCCATTATACACTTCCATATTGCTGAAAATAGCCATTTTCGGATGGACACTCATATTGGCCCGCATCCAAGAATTTAATTGGATTTTCGGTACACAAATGCATGCGGCGCAACCGGCACCAGCTTGCTGGCTTCAAACGGCAAGGCCTCATGGGACCCGATAATTAAAAGTCCGGAAGGCGCCAGGCTTTCCAACACATTTTTCAATGCCTGCTGCTTCAGTCGATCCTCATAATAGGTAAGTACGTTGTTTCTTAAAAAGATGATATCAAAATCCGAACCGGGAGAATCGGACAGCAGGTGATGGTTTTTCCATACCACGTCTCTAACAAGTGACGCCTTTACGGCATAAACCCTTTTTCCTTCTTTCTGATTGAAGAAAATCTTGAGAAGTTCTTTTTTCACATCTTTGAGGCTGCCGGCGGCAAAGACCCCGGCACGCGCCCTGTCAAGATACGTCGGATTCATGTCGGTAGCCAGCACTTCAAGCTCCGGAGGATTTGCAAGTCTTTTTTTCAGGCATTCCCACACAATCTTGAAGCTATAGACTTCGTCTCCGCAGGCGCAACCCGCCGACCAGATTTTAACTTTTTCAGGATGCACTTCAATCAGCTCGGGAAGCAGCTTCTCTTCAAGGGTGCGCCAAAATTCACGATCACGAAAAAACCGGGTAATCGACACGGTCATCAGCAACTCGCACGCTTGCCGGATTTCATGATTGCGGTCGAGTTCAAAAAGATATGCGGCCATATTCCGGCATCCCAACTGATTCATATGCCGGTTGATCCGTTTCTTGACCCCTTTTCTGACCCTGCGGTAACCCGGCCAGGATAACCCGAAATAATCCAGAAGTTTTCGAAATTGTTGATCATCCATAGAATGAGTATTGATCTTGAAAAAAATGTGCAAGACTTTTTTGTGAAATGGCGGGAAGCTTGGCTCAATCGGGAGATAATTACTCCATGTCAAATTCTTTAAAATCGAACCAGTAGCCGGTTTTGGTGATATAATCGAGTTCCGCCTGAACAGCATCGATGTGGGCATCTTCAATTTCCAGAAAGCGGGCAAACATCTGCCGACCTTCGCCGGACATTTCATCAACCATCTTTTTATAAAAATCGCCGGTTTCAACTTCGACCCTTAAGGCCTTGCTCAGCATCTGCTTTTCATCTTTGCGGTCATCTGCGGACATTCTGTCCTCAAGTTGGCCGACCGCCCGGGCAAGGGTGTCTCTTGAAGGAATCGTCGACTCGAGTTTTTCAACTTGCAGTTTTCCCGTCTTTTGCCAAATCTCGAGTCTGCTCATAAGGTAGTCCACGTGACCCTGTTCATCTGCCCCCAGCGCCTGGAAGATGCGCCTGCCGACCGGGTCGGACGTCTTGGCGGCGGCCTCCACGTAGAGGTCTCTAATTATGATTTCATATTCAATGGCGGTTTTGATGGCCTCTGCAAGTGTCATATTACTCCATTCTGCGAATGCGCACTTCGATTTCCTTGCTGCTTTTCAGCAAATCGACCAATTGGGATGTGGCGGTGCTGCCGTAATGATACGGATAAAGGATTCCGGGTTTGAACGCCCTGGCAGCATCGGCCACCATCTCCGGCGTCATGGTATACGGCAGGTTCATGGGCAAAAAAGCGATATCGATGTTTTTCAATTGTTTCATCTCCGGTGTATTTTCCGTGTCGCCGACCACATACACCCTTTTGTCTCCAAACCGGATAATATATCCGTTGCCAACGCCCTTGGGATGAAACGGCTGCCCTTCACTGCGCATATGAACGATATTGTAGGCCGGAACAGCTTCGATTTCCAGACCCTCAACGGTTCGGACATCTTTGTTTTTCATGATGATGCCACCGCTGACACTGCTTGCGCACGATTCGCTCAAAACGATTGCGGTTTGGTCTTTACGTATCATGTTCAGTGCATTCAGGTCGAGGTGGTCGAAATGCTCGTGGGTTATCAGAATAATATCGGCTTCGGGAAGTTGGGCATAATCGGCCAGCCGGCTGAAAGGGTCAACATGAATGACCTTCCCGCCGAAAGCAAACATCAGGCTGCCGTGACCGATAAATGTGATCTCGAGATCGCTGGCGGATGTTGCAATAATATCGGTTTCAAAGCGTTTCTCGGCCGCGGCAGAAAATGCAAAAACGCTTGCACAAACAATCATACATAATACTATCGGTTTCATCTCCGGCACCTCCTTGGCGGGTTATATGCAATTCACAGACTGCCCCGGGGAATTTAAAAAAAACATCGGTGCACCATACCGACTGTTAAAAAGGATTTAAAATCCAAAATGTTATGGAAAAATTTAAAAATAACTTGAATTCGTTGAAAGCAAATTCTAAGTTAATAACAACTAACTGATATAAATAGGCTATCAATTTCCGTAACAATTGTAAAGTCGGAACCTTCCTTATAAAAGGATCAAAACCAAAACCGAGTGAATTTCTTTCTAAAATAGGAGAATAACGGATGAACACAAAGCGGTTTGAGTTTTTGAAAAAAGATTACGTTCGTGGGTTTCCGGCGGACTGCGGCTTTGAAGTCGAAACGGCGGGCTATGGATATTTTGAGTCCCGTCTTAACATCAGCGTCAAACACAGCCAGCAGGACGGATTCGTGCATGCCGGTGTGATTGCCACCATGGCCGACCATACCGGCGGTTATGCCGCCTATACCACGGTTTCTGAAAATGAACGTATTTTAACCATAGAATTTAAAATTAACTACTTTAAGCCCGCCATCGGGGAATTTC
It includes:
- a CDS encoding AAA family ATPase, whose amino-acid sequence is MDKKNILFTGPPRCGKSTLIESIIQKIKIPATGFFTREIRKKGLRVGFSINTLDRKQGVLAHERIKSHWQVGRYGVNLAEIDRIAVPSMMPDRPDMLVVIDEIGKMECFSVLFKKTLKNVLDSKHPVIGSIALKGDYFIQKIKARPDVLLVTVTLQNRDELVNMYLTGSYPK
- a CDS encoding MBL fold metallo-hydrolase is translated as MKPIVLCMIVCASVFAFSAAAEKRFETDIIATSASDLEITFIGHGSLMFAFGGKVIHVDPFSRLADYAQLPEADIILITHEHFDHLDLNALNMIRKDQTAIVLSESCASSVSGGIIMKNKDVRTVEGLEIEAVPAYNIVHMRSEGQPFHPKGVGNGYIIRFGDKRVYVVGDTENTPEMKQLKNIDIAFLPMNLPYTMTPEMVADAARAFKPGILYPYHYGSTATSQLVDLLKSSKEIEVRIRRME
- a CDS encoding PaaI family thioesterase, giving the protein MNTKRFEFLKKDYVRGFPADCGFEVETAGYGYFESRLNISVKHSQQDGFVHAGVIATMADHTGGYAAYTTVSENERILTIEFKINYFKPAIGEFLVCRSRVINNGKTIKVSESEVFSVTAGQEKLVSKAMVTLIAVPAENFKTT